The following is a genomic window from Miscanthus floridulus cultivar M001 chromosome 14, ASM1932011v1, whole genome shotgun sequence.
tgtagaaaacacgacccttgttgggtccctgtctcttgactcggtactccatcacaatcttctgcttagacttaccgcagataatgagagggagttctggcctaagtcgtttcgcaaccgaacgagaggccgaggatccggtaccagttgtcatctactttctatacttatttttgtaaactagtgtaaatttcatattttctaaaatgatatatttaaacaaaactagtacggatttcacatgtttcaataaataaccatccgtactagttgaccttgcttacgtgatcatctcggccagcatttctccaccggatggcaccgtacttggccaaggaagagctccgattctacgagaaaggaaacatggtcttccacgaccgttgccgctctccctcgtagaatcaaagttcctccttgacgtccgttaccgttcggcagagaacatgttggccgagctgaacacggtccgcaagttcaactagtacgaattttttataattttctaactatttactaagtttttcatttcatggaaaatttaattctaaaaaataaaaggcatgatttctaagtagtttatttcatggaaaaaataattctaagtgacccgctcgatatcggcgagctcgcggacgtttaggttgccgaggatagtaacatttgtagatgacatttgtaggtctgaagttatcaaatatccatcaaattatagctcaaaaacatgtttcaataaataaccatccgtactagttgaccttgcttacgtgatcatctcggcgagcatttctctaccggacggtaccgtacttggccaaggaagagctccgattctatgagaaagggaacacgatcttccacgactgttgccgctctccctcgtagaatcaaagctcctccttgacgtccgttactgctcggcagagaacatgctcgtcgacctgaacacggtccgcaagttcaactagtacggattttctacaattttctaactattttctaagtttttcatttcatggaaaatttaattctaaaaaataaaaggcatgatttctaagtatttcatttcatggaaaaaataattctaagtgacctgctcgatatcggtgagCTCGCCGGCGTTTAGGTtgtcgaggatagtaacatttgtagatgacatttgtaggtctgaagttatcaaatatccatcaaattatagctcaaaaatatgtttcaataaataaccatccgtactagttgaccttgcttacgtgatcatctcggcgagcatttctccaccggacggcaccgtacttggccaaagaagagctccgattctacgagaaagggaacatggtcttccacgaccgttgccgctctccctcgtagaatcaaagctcctccttgacgtccgttaccgctcggcagagaacatgcttgccgagctgaatacggtccgcaagttcaactagtacggattttctacaattttctaacaattttttaagtttttcatttcatggaaaaattaattctaagatcacgtaagtcACCGGGgatgaggatggcgcgtgctccagtgaggacgagcgaggcgtgattttgatgaactaatttaacttttgtttatccaaacatatatgcaaatcatcatgtgattttgagctaaaaattacatataaaatcataataaagtctaacatataaagttacacattcatctacatcgcaaaatgagataagctactgataaaacataagaggattaagtttgttacctccaaaatcgaagagcaacaccaattaagggggagagagcaagaacaacagcaagctaaagaacagaggcagtgagtttgaatggaatgactcgggctcggggaggaagaaataaaCTGAATTATAGGccaggataattagtcccggttagggagtcaaaccgggactaaagattaatctttatttccgGTGCATCACCCAAATCAGgactaaaccgggactaaagtccctgccccgcggatagccgttgggcagggacctttagtcccggaaaaaaaaaaagaaaagaaaagaaaaaaaaagccgAGGCTAGTAGTGGGACGGCGCCAGCCTCAGCGCCGGCCGCCTCGATTTGTTCTACTGGCTGCTTCCGCTCTTCGGATTCGTCGCCTTGCTTGTCTACTTGTTGTGCGCGTGGAGGTACACCTACAGGCATCATCCGTCGAGGATGCAGTCGGCGACGGAGGATCATAGGGTGTCTCCCGCATCCAAGAAGCTAGATGCGGCGCTTTGACGATGACATCGTTATCGTTAATTATTAGTTGACGTGTTCTAAACATGCAATTTTCATCATCAATCAAATAAGTAAGTATTAGGGTCTGATAGCCCAAGAGAGAAAACTCACTGTCTACACATGCCAAGCCTTATCACCGGGACCCAGATCAGCCAGATGTGGAGGAATACTAAAACAACGTCCGACGCGTAACTGATCGCAGTTGTACCCGGTCTTTTCTACGCACGCTGTCACCAGTGTGATCCAAGGGAGTGGCGGAGTTGTAACGAGAAACTGAACCAAAAGACATCACATTTACATCCCACCACATTCACATACTACAGTAACATATTATGGCAAAAACGATGCAATCACACGTATTATGATGAAAAGTCGATGAGAAACACAAGATGTTAAGTCACAAATTTGAAGAATAAACTAATAGTTCTTAATCAGTTGATTCAATGCTGGGTAGACCCTCACCCTCCtcgtggacctcctcctctcctccctccatcAACAGCTCCTGCATGGCTGCATCCTGGCCGACCGTAGGGCGAGGCTGCTCCGCTGCTGTCGCGCCAGCTCGGTTGCTTTTGCTcttcccagcgtccggtgcagcgccAAGTGGCGGTGGGCCATGGGAGGCGGGCGGCCGGGCAGTGGCGCACCCACAGAGGGACGCAGAGGGAGGCAGGCGGTAGGCGGCAGGCGGCTCCTCACTCTCACCTAGGGTGTCGCCGCGTCAGTCATCGATGACTCAGAAATTGGGGAATGAACGAATCCACCGATTGGGAAAGGAGGAGTGTGCGACGGTGGGCTTTCAATGGGCCTATCACCTTTGTAGGCGCCTGGGCTGAATAAAGTGTAGAAAAGGCCCATCCACTGGTTTCTTCCTCCATACCGCCGGCTGTCTGCTCGTCCTCGCCGCCGGACGCCAGTGTTAGGGAAGAAGGGTCTGGGGTCTGCGCGAGCTCATCGGTAGCTGGGGCAGCCGCCCCACCCCGGCCCAAGGGTGGCTCCGCCATGATTCCAAGGCAATTGAACAAGCTCGCCTTAATTTTAATGAATCCCCTTCACACAAGTGGCGGCTTTTGAAGCCTATAGCAAACAAAAATCATCTCTGGTCGTGCATAGTTGTTGTCTTAGGCTATACTATTTGAGAatgttttctctctttttttggaTTAATGGATGGATTTGAGATTTACGACTAAGAGGTGAAGGTCCCATGGAGATGGGAATTTTTTTGCGCTCTTCAGGATGTCCATGCTTAGGTTTTTATTTATCTTGCATGAGCCATTTGTTGAGGGTCAAAATGTGCTAAACAAGGAGAATGGACTTCAATAATAAGTTCCTGACGTCAAGGTAATGGAGAAAAATATTTAGCACAGAAAGAATCAGAGCCCAAGCAAAAAAAAAGGCTCAACCCTGCCCAAACTAACTTGACCTGTAACCAATGGCTCAACTGAAGAGCCTGGCACCACAAAAACCGGGCAAGCCAGTTTAAGAACCTACCGGTTGGATTCCACCTCAGTTATGGAACGTGTTTTCACATAGAGGACATGTGGGGCACATCTTGGAGTTAATTTCTATTGGGGTAAGACCAACCCCCATATATAAACGAGGTTCTCAACCGATTGAGAGATCCAACTTTCAATCGTTAAAAAACACATCTACTACATTTTTATCCTAATTCTCTCTAGGTACCCTTGCCGACCCTAGGACAACCTTCTTGTGCCCTTCCCGATGGGTCTTCTCAGGAGGTGTTCAGGAGTCTACTAGGCGAAAACAAGCATCAAATAGGCCTAACCAGTTTGCCGGTCGGTTTTGCTGATTTACCACATTCTTGCTACGATCTAGGTTGTGTACGACCTCGAGCGTGCTAGCCTTGTTGGTGTGTGATCCAAATCtacgtcaacacactttttgacgACTCCGCTATGGAAGAGAAGAATTTCTCGAGTGCAGCAGGTGGAATGATCACAAGAGAATTTCTGTGCCTCTGCAGAGCCTCTGTCCTAGAAAGTAGTCTTTGAACCGCTAACGGCTAGTAGACCACATGCTCCGATGGTACTTTGGTGGGGACCACCGGATACATCTAGTGGTGTCTTGAATCACCCGAGAACTCTAGGGGGTCACCACATAAGTCTAGTGCCCGCCACCGAAGAATGCGTTGCACTAGTTTGAAATCTCCCTCGCGCACAGGTAGTGATCACCACATGTCCTCCTTTGAGTCACTTTCTCTAGCACACAACTGAAGGCCTGGGTAGCAAACCTAGCTACCAAAATCTCCAAAACCTGTTATGTGGTGCTGCCGAACCCCCACCACCGGAGATTTTGGTGACTTCTTGACAATAGACAACAATTGGCACAAACAGGGTTAAAGGCCTATCCTATTCTCCGGTGACCCCAAGCTAGGGAACCAGATATTTCCATTGGGTGTAGAAAAATTGCACCAAGTTCATCTCTCAAATGCTTTTAAGATATAATAACTCCAAATGTGTTCCATCTTGAACACCATCACTTGCGGCCTGTCACTGAATTAGCTTTTCAAAAAATAATTTTCAAAGGATTTTCACTTTCTTCCTCACCATGTCACTAGGTACAATGCATATGTAAAGTTAGTTCAAatttagtggcactagataatcgTAGTTGCTTTAGagttccctcttaatagtacactatctatcctaaaccttaCCATGCACTGTGTTGCATCTTGGCCGGTGAAATGGAAGGCCCTAGCATATACCTTTACTTTCTGGCTTGTTTTCATCTCGTTATTCACTTCATGGGTGAGCACTTGCTTCATATGGCATGATCTCAATTTCCACCGCATCCTAGCCTTGCTCATCACCATCATGAGGAACCTAACTCAATCACAAATCATTAAAGCATTAGTCCACTAGTTATCACTCAGTTACCACAACCAAACTTAGGGCTTTCAATTAGGAAACCGAGTTAGCCTGCTTTTGCTAAGTCGGACTCCAATAGCTAGTTTTTTTAGATAAACCTACAAACTGCTCTCCCTTTCCCCTTTGTGTTGGTTGTTGATGCCCTTTACATTCCATACATGACCAAAAAGCCAATGGTTCCCTCCCAAACCTCCTTGTGTGGGTGTAAGGTGATTAGAAAGTGAAATCCTTAGTTTGGGTCGAGAGCCTTGTTATCTAAGAATCTTAAAGGCATGAGAAAGTTTGTGTGACAAAGAGTGAGCTGTCAAATCTTTGAGCACTTGAGCAAGTCCATATTTTGGTGCATTTCATACTCTTGGAGGTTAAGCCTCCTAGGTGGCTAGGCATTGCCAACAAGCATCCAAAATTGTGGGTTGCTACAACAAGTTTGTGTGGGTTATGATCTTGCCCTCAAAGGAGAAAAGGTTATCTAGTAGAATCGTCGAAAGTGGTTCAGAGCAACCCGGCTAGAGTGTACCCACAGAGTGTTGACTCACGACTTCCACAACGGAGACCTATGATCCAAGTGGGGATATGAACTCTAGGAAATATATCACTACATCTATCCTTTGGTTTGCCTCACATTTTTACTTATATTGCATATCTTGTGTTTTTGTGACTGTAGGGATGTGAACCTATATCAAGGAACTCACCGAGAAGTCCCACACAAGTTTGGTTTAACATGAAAGAGGCGAAGCAGATCTACTAGTTTTCTACAGGACTTTAGGGAAAGTCGGCTAAGTAGACATTGGTACCCACTGAGCCGTGTTTTCCATTTGACCTGGTCCGATAGTCAAACCCGGCCAAGCCGGCTTGCAATACCGGTTAGGCTTGCCTTGGTTGAATCTTGTAGCTAACTATGTCTTTAATTGCTAATTTCTTGTGAAAATGTTTGCAGTCTATTCATCACCTCTAGGTATCCACCCGGCCCTTTCATTTACAATCGATGGCATGAAACTGCCCCTGGAAACTATATTTGACCGAGTCTAACAATCGTTTCCACAGTGGTGCCTCCAATAGTGAGATTCAAATAGAAAATTAGAGAAATAAACTACCAATTTTGTCAAGCCAAAATTTGATATAGTTTGATACCATAAGTAACTCACCCCTAGAGGCACGGAGAAGAGAATAACACCAGTGAACATGAAACAACCTCATGATGGGACAAAGTTTCTTGTACAATTAATTTAAACAGAACTAGATGATACCCCGCATTGCTACGGGAATTTTATAGAGAGATCTGTAGATAGTTGTTTTGGATTGGTGTGGAAGTCTCAACAATTGTGGTGTAACTAATTTCAAAGTGAGTATACATAAGAAAATTATAGTAATGGTTTTGTATGGTATGGAAATAAACATAATTCATCAAGAAAGGGATAAGTCATAGTCATGAAGATACATCCGTTGGATCACCATGTTATTAGGGGTAATAATGAGATTTCTTATTGTAATAACCAAATATATTTCTAATTTTATATACGTAGTAGAGTAGTGGGAGCGTTACAATGCATTGTTGACGACGTCCTGCATGTGGTGACGGAAAACAACATTAGTGCTCTCTCTTTGCGTAATGAAATGAATTGTAGATAGTGTGGAAACTGGAATCATGCAAAAGGAAAAAGAAGGGGTATCAAAGAAGGAGAGCACGCTTGGTGATTTGTATGCTTTATTGGAGCTCTGCACATGAAGGGCAAACACTTCACCTTCAACTGGGTCCACAcaaagaataataataataataaaatcatGTTAGACAAAGACTCAGCTTGGTTTCCTCCGTCCCACCAGTTCCGCACAGGCCAAATGGGGTCACTCGGTGGTCCGTCCGCGGCACTTCTCCAACACCGGCAGCGcagctgcttcttcttcttccccaagtGGCACGCTCCTCGCCCCGAGCCGGCCAGCGGCCACCGTGCTTCTCCACCTGCGAGTCAGCAGCAACTACAGCCGATCTAGACTTCGATATATTTTAGTAAATACGAGTCAGTGTCGCAAGAGAAAAACTGGCACACACCTTGGACCACTTGGTGTGTGGCGGCTTGCTTCCACAAATCATGTGATGGGATGCACATCTTCCACAGCTATAAAAAAGCACTAGTTCAAGCCATACTTGTTGCTTGCAAAGATAGGAAGGAGCTCAAGTACGTCACAGCAGAACCTATGGCTTTGCAAGGCCTTGTGGACTGGAAGGGACAACCTGTTACGGGAAAGAGGCATGGTGGAGTGAGAGCCAGCGTGTTCATCCACGGTAAGTAAAATAAACAGCATCATTAGGTGTACTCTTTTACTGTGTATATAAGTGGTTGATGCTATGTTCAACTGTGTCTACAGTCCTAATTGTGATGGCAAATATATCAAATATACCGCTGATATTGAACCTAGTGAGCTACTTACATGGGACgatgcacatgggtgtcaaggaCGCATCAACCACTTCCACCAACTTTTTTGGTGCAATCTGTTTCTTCTCCTTACTTGGTGCCTTCATCTCGGATTCCTATATCAAGCGcttctacaccatcctcatcttcGCACCCATTGAGATCATGGTAAGTATATATCATTTGCTAATAGATAGAGTACCTAGTCCTGCAtctttttgttaaatacatataTATGTCCTGCAtctttttgttaaatacatatatatatatttggcaaaTGTACCGTTCAGTCACAAATACATAGAGTTTTGGACAAGCTTCTGGTCAAAGTTTTGAAATCTCGCCAAATATCCTATTGGGAGCTGAAATGTATGGATCGAAAACGTAGAAAGAAATTCGGAGAGAATTGGTCTCAGACTCTCAGTGAGCTGAGAAgagtttttcttttctgttgcaGGGTTACGTGCTCCTAGCATGCCAAGCACACTTCCCGTCGCTTCACCCGCCGCCGTGCGACATGATCAACCACCCCAACCAGTGCACTGTGGTAAGCGGCCGCAATTTGAGCTTGCTCACCCTGGGCCTGTACCTGATCCCTGTCGGAGAGGGCTCAATGCGCGCATGTGCGGCAGCGCTGGGCGGCGATCAGTTCGACGGCGAGAACCCGGCGGAAATGCACGCCAAGATCAGCTACTTCAACTGGTTCGCCTTCTCCATCTCGCTGGGAGGGTTCGTGGGTCTCGTCTTCTTGGTGTGGGTGCAGGACAACGAGGGATGGGGACTCAGCTTCGCGCTTGCTGCTCTCATGGTGTTCGTCGGCATGGTCGTCGTCGGTTTTGGCTTGCCATTCTACCGGCACCAGAAGCCCATGGGGAGCCCCCTCACAAGAATACTTCAGGTACATAGGTTCATCCACCGAGTGAGAAATTGTTGTTAAACTAACAAAAACATGTATTGAACTGAAACTTGATAAAATCTGTTGTGAAACAAAAACATATCATGAAATTTTGAAGTGAATAATTTATTCTGATTTTGTTAGGCATTTGTTGCAGGTTTTCGTAGCTGCGTTTCGGAAGAGGAAGCTATCAATACCTGAGAATCTACTGGAGATGCATGAGCTCACTGCCGGCACGGGCAAGAGTGTTGAATTGATGGAGAGAACCCCAGACTTCAAGTAAGATAAGCTGGTGTCTTGTTCACTTCTCATTTGTAAGTTAGTAAGTAACTCGATCTAGTAGTACTCTCGGTCAGAACGGCGTGAAAAGTGTGAAAGTGAAACTAAGGTGTCAGAAAGAGACGTCTGAAAGCAATTTTCCTCCGGTGACAGTAAATATTTGACATTTTGAACAAGATATATAGAGATGAAAGCAGGTTAAGCCACAAAACCACGTATACAAACTTGATTATGTGGGCAACTCACAGCATGTGTAATAATTAAGTCTACATATGTTGATTCGCGGGCTGCCCCGGCCCACTTGGATCATTATAGTCAagctttaaaaaaaattgctatcAAAATAActataaattttaaaatatttagtTATAAAGAAAAAACATATTTGTAGATTGGTATCGAATATGTCAGAAATATGAATATATGGATACATATTAATAGTATAAGACATGTGGAGGAATTAATGGAAACACATCTAATTTTGCAATATAGTGCTCATTGGATAATTTTATAAGGAAATTAAACTCTTTAGATATTTGTTTCCAGCTTCTGTCTGTGGATCATTTCGTCAAACTTTGTTGTCGTGATTATAATGACATCTTGTCGTGTACATACCCAGTTGGTGTGGTGACAGTTTGACCAACTTTTCATCACCATATACATTATTCAAGGTTTCTGGACAAggcggcggtggacgacggcgacAAGCGGGCGTGGTCGCTGTGCACGGTGACGCAGGTGGAAGAGGCCAAGATCATCCTCCGCATGCTGCCCATCTTCCTCAGCTCCATCCTCGGCAACGTCTCCATCCCGCTGCTCCTCTCCCTCACCGTGCAGCAGGGCGGGGCCATGGACACCCGCCTCGGCGCCATCAGCATCCCGGCGGCGAGCCTCTTCGTCGTCCCGATCGTCTTCCAGATGCTCACGCTGGTCGCCTACGACCGCGCCATCGTGCCGTGGCTGCGCCGCGTGACGGGGCGCGCTGGCGGCGTCACGCACCTGCAGCGCGTGGGCGTCGGGTTCGTGTTCAGCGTCGTGGCGCTCGCCGTGGCCGCCGTGGTGGAGGGCCGCCGCCGCAGGGGCGTGGCCGCGGCCGCCACACCGATGTCCGTGTTCTGGCTGATCCCGCAGTTCTTCCTCCTGGGCGTCATGGACGTCACCTCCTTCGTCGGCCTGCTCGAGTTCTTCTACAGCGAGGCGTCCGCCGGCATGAAGTCCATCGGTGGTGCCATTGTCTTCTGCATCCTTGGCGTCTCGTCGTGGCTTGGGAGCTTCCTCATCCAGGTGGTCAACCACGCCACCGCACACCGTGGTGGGGGCCATGGCTGGCTCGACGGCGCGAACCTCAATGCCAGCCGCCTCGATCTGTTCTACTGGCTCCTCGCCGTATTTGGGCTCGTATCCTTCTTTCTCTACTTGCTCTGCTCGTGGAGGTACGTCTACAGACATGATCCGAGGATGCAAGAAGCCACATTAAATGACGACGATATATAAGGTGTAGTAGTGTAGGTCATGGGTGGTTTTATGCTGACATTCCTGTGTTCAGTGTTCGCAATCTACGTTCTAAAACATGAAGTAAATTATCGGTTCCAGGTGAATGAAAGTATATGTTTCCACCAAATAAGAAATACGGATACTTTTCAAGAAGAGTAAAATATACCGGTGGTTTCTAAAGTTGTAGGAAGGTGACACTTAGGtctcaaattttcaatttttttttatttctgggTACATCAACTCCTCACTACGGGAAACAgatcatttgccgagtgcaactttCTTTGTTGAGGGTTAaaagtcgggcactcggcaaagagctattttaccgagtgtcgcactcggcaaTGATATACACTCAGTAaagaattttgccgagtgtcagacactcggcaaaccctggtGCTCGGCAAAAAGCGGCATCAGGTAACGGCCGCCGCCTGCTGTCCAGGTTTACCGAGTGCCAgcgggtaggcactcggcaaaccacttctttgccaagtgccagaccctgacgctcggcaaagaataacgGCAAACTATTTTTTTTCTCACTTTTGAACTTCAAAATTTTTCTCGAGTCCTCCTACAGTACATGAGACTcaatgttaaaatttggtacatttttatgactttttgctatatttagttaatttatttcatttaattgaatttttttggaaaatgcaataatggaatttaatgattcaaaaaataatattcatggtattgagtgtagtgtgaggccgtatccaggaacggacccaaaatttcgaacatcttgttcacgaaacatgaccacgaacttgcggacgaattgtttttaaattttataaaatgcaaacgaagtccgaaaatcatgaaacttgttgagatgtcgtgatatcgtatgtggaggatgtgataaaaatttgagaaggtttggtgcacgcCCCAGCCGGCGTGCCCTAGCCGCCTTCGCCCGCCGGCCCGCCCACACCGGCACGCCTCCGCCGGCTGCCCCGGACACTGCGGCCCGCCGGCGCCCACCACCCCATGCCCACCGCTCCAACCCCGCGGCCCGCGCCCCGGCCCACGGCAGCGCCGCCCAGGCCCTCTCGGCGCGACCCCGGTCATCCTCTCCCCGTCCCTGGTGCGCCTCGGTCGACCCCGACGCCTTCCCAGCCCCCGACACCATAGGTGagtagtagagtagcagtggtagtatgttttagtagaagtagagttcggtagagtagtagtagtagtaataggtggtggtggtggtggttgtagtagtaggaGAGtagagtggcggtggtggtggtggttgtaatagtagaagagtagagtggcggcggcggcggcggtggtggtggatgaatgtgacttggcaatgatatgttgaattgaatgcatatgtatatgtggttgtcagccatcgtgccgtatgtttttttgcaggttttggatacctcaccgtacaggggaggttctgccaaaattttgaactgagatagtattttgttctttttttgcagagaagagccgtcATAGCCGAGCCGGAGTATCTCGGCGACCTCGATCGTCTTCCTCGCCGTTGCGGGTctacctgcaccgcgtcgcctcgccactgcaccgacccgccatggccccgctagcctaactccaccgccaccctaggtataacccctctttccgtatcatggtcgtagatcgtgtaacccagttaggcgtctcccgttcgaaagagatatggttggaggtatgcagatcttgcCATATCTACGactgtatctgttttggattgtccatgttttttggatagcccgtggatgtgtagatgggttagttttcatggtctgttccgatccgagatagagtttcggcatcacctccctgttgttctccgaatacgcactcttctttggcaggacgtgtatctagagagcagcagggaggtgctgccaaaattctgtctcggataggagtagagcatggagactaacctcatctatgcatccgcgggtgggattagaacctatcctcacctattagacagtaggaacaccatgtagatgcaattgatggttacttt
Proteins encoded in this region:
- the LOC136505082 gene encoding protein NRT1/ PTR FAMILY 4.3-like, with translation MALQGLVDWKGQPVTGKRHGGVRASVFIHVLIVMANISNIPLILNLVSYLHGTMHMGVKDASTTSTNFFGAICFFSLLGAFISDSYIKRFYTILIFAPIEIMGYVLLACQAHFPSLHPPPCDMINHPNQCTVVSGRNLSLLTLGLYLIPVGEGSMRACAAALGGDQFDGENPAEMHAKISYFNWFAFSISLGGFVGLVFLVWVQDNEGWGLSFALAALMVFVGMVVVGFGLPFYRHQKPMGSPLTRILQVFVAAFRKRKLSIPENLLEMHELTAGTGKSVELMERTPDFKFLDKAAVDDGDKRAWSLCTVTQVEEAKIILRMLPIFLSSILGNVSIPLLLSLTVQQGGAMDTRLGAISIPAASLFVVPIVFQMLTLVAYDRAIVPWLRRVTGRAGGVTHLQRVGVGFVFSVVALAVAAVVEGRRRRGVAAAATPMSVFWLIPQFFLLGVMDVTSFVGLLEFFYSEASAGMKSIGGAIVFCILGVSSWLGSFLIQVVNHATAHRGGGHGWLDGANLNASRLDLFYWLLAVFGLVSFFLYLLCSWRYVYRHDPRMQEATLNDDDI